In the genome of Acanthopagrus latus isolate v.2019 chromosome 17, fAcaLat1.1, whole genome shotgun sequence, the window actggatgacctttgacctccactGACAgagtcatcacacacacacacacacacacacacacacacacacacacacacacacacacactctgcagtcGACCTCACATTCTCTCGGTTTTCAGTTTTGTTACTTGAGTGTTTTACTTCTCTGCCACGTTCTACTTTATACTggactacatttatttgatgaattgAGTGACTGAATTTAGATGATTGGTTGATTATAGGATATAATCTGTGATGTGTCACCAGTCAGATCGTGTCTCATTCTGTCTTGAGACGTTCAGGGACCACCATCAGCTCAGGATTATTCAACCATCAACACCTGCAGCATCAGAAGCAGTTGTGGTCTATTCTGTTCACTGCAGAatatctgatgtgtgtgtttcagaaatTCAACGCAGACTACGACCTGTCAGCTAAAGAAGGAGCTGACAGCCTGGCCTTCATCtctctgatggaggagaagctcCGACCGGCTCTGGTGAGAcgtttgtctctttgtgttgagTCTTTAAACATGAgcacattaaaacactttaGTAAAACCAGTCTAGATTCTTCTGTCGTAGATCTACGCCTTCTGGATCGAGCCAAAGAACTACGTGGACCTGACTCGCCGCTGGTACGCAGAGCACATGCCGTTCCCTCTGAACTTCTTCCTGCCCGGACGGATGCAGCGAGGTCAGCTGGAAAAACTGCGTCTGCTGCGAGGAGACGAGAGCCTGGAGGCcggggaggagctggagaaggaggtgaggaCACGCCAGCAGGTTTCACTTCACTCAGGTTTTAAAAGCCTCCATGACCGAAGTCAGATGCAGCGATGTGAGAAATATACATGAGATATGTTCAGTGTGAGAGGCGGACTGAGGCCATCTCCTCTCAGAAACACGTCGTCTTTGAGGTTTTGATCACGGAAACAATGTGACTCTCATTTTCTGCGGgctgcagaaacatcagaacatttttCCAGTCTGTTTCCATGTGTTCAGACGGGTCCTTGAAGTGGTCGGAACAGATTCACTGTGAAAGGAAAAACTGCAAGTATGAGACGATCCAACGAGGTCGGAGGTCAGATGGCATTCAGGAAAGATCATTAAAGAGCGATTTGTTCCTGTCAGCGTGGAGAACTCTTCAAGGTCGACTTTACAGgaatgaagagaaagaagaaatgacaTTCATGTGTTTCCTGAAATGTTTCCGTATGTTCTGACTCAGTCTGAGACAGAAGACATGGTGACAGCTGTGAGTCCGTCAGAAACCAGCTGCGGTCCAGGTTCTACggaagaaagacaagaaacaaaaccGAAAGACAAATCTGAACATCTACTGAAGACTTCCGTGTCCTGTGATGGACCTCTGTGACTTGGACTTTTGTTTCAGGATGGACCCTCCAGAACTCCTTCAGCCTCTGTGTTTCTAAAACAGTTTTGTGGTATTTGTTGTAAATGTTCATCCCAACTGCAGTTCATTAAGACAGCAGATGAGTCCAAGGTGCTGTCCTCAGATGTCTTCTGCTGTCTGTCCAACAGTCCAACACTCAaacactcttcatttactgtcagaaatgacaaagaaaacagaaccaTCAGAACTGGACGGTATTAGATCAGAGAACTGTTGCAGCTTCAGGTCACTGATGCAGGAAAACACTCGAAGTGatttgtgtgtctctccagTAGCTGGAGCGTTCCCGTGTCCTGGTCTTCCTCATTGACGAGTCCGATctatgttctgtgtttcagttgtACCGCGATGCTGCAGAGTGCATGAACCTGCTGTCCCAGCGACTCGGCTCGCACAAGTTCTTCTTCGGTGACTCGTAAGTTCGCCCAGAGCTCTGACACTCACATGTGACCTCAGCCACCGTCCAGGTGTCAAACCCTCCTGAAGTCCCTGCAGACCTGCTGtcaacatctgtcctgagtgatctgatcacacCTGTACAGCTCTCAGTACAGGTGTGAATGGACACACCTGTCTGTTTCAAATGATCCAACACTTGGACTAGTTGCCACaccagcaccagactcccttaacaaatgtgtcagtttagtgagttgttgagttggagacactttataaactctgtgaaactctgtctctgactcattctgcattatttggatcttcttgttaattcagcaaatgttctacatgaacttctttctgtctttgagtagaaacatggagtctgtttgtctcagtgatggacgatggtttgtttcatacagagcaggaagtgacatcacataaCAGGTGGTCACTCAGAGCAGGTTAATGTAGCTGtgaactgacagagtgagagcgGATCACTGATTGGAGGATGACAGCAGGTGTGAACGGGGCCTTTGTCTCAACACATCAGGGCTGAACTCAGAGCGGATGAGGTTCTGCTTCTGTTTAGCTCAAGTTAGAGATTAAtgtctgttaaaataaatgttcatatttgtcTGTCTGATTATTTGCTATATACATGATTGGATGATGGAAAGCCACAGTGTGAGACTGATCTGAGATCATCTGTGTATTGGACCAGAACACAGTCTAAACATTAATGTGTTGCCGACTCTGCAGGCCTTCGTCTCTGGACGCCTACGTGTTCGGTCACTTGGCGCCCATCCTCAAGTCCAAACTGCCCAGCGggaaactgcagcagcacctgAAGTCTCTGGACAACCTGAACAACTTCTGCAccaacatcctgctgctgtacTTCCCCCGAGACGGCCGAGGTGAGACTGCAGAGGCCGAGTGAAGCCGTTGGATCAGAGACCACTCTGATGACCCAGAATCACAATGTTCTGACTCACTTCAGAGATGTTGTGGATCAAAGTCATCGTTTAGCTTCACCAGGTTtatatgacatcatcagatgaCATCATACGGATCTTTGCTGGTACACAAACTGTCTCATTAATCAGGAGACGTGTTTGTCTGAGAGACGTTACAGCTGCATGTTTGTCAGAGTCGCGAGCAGAGACGCAGATTGTTTCTCTGTTGTGGTTCACAGAAAGATAAATATATTCTTCTTGGTTGGTGTGAAACGATCTCATCTTTTTGTCTTTacctccatcttgtttttccaGAGAGTTCCACTCAGAAGATGTCCTCTCAGCCTGAAGGCGGAGACTTTGATCACGTCCCCAACAAGCGGAGGAAGCAGTTCCTGTCGGCTCTCGTGGCTCTCGGCGCCATGCTGAGCTACGCCCTCCTGACCGGAATCGTGTCCATCCAACACGCCCAGCAAGAGGCGCTGGAGGCGCCGCCGGACCTGGAGACCATGGAATcccacgaggaggaggagggagacggcTGAGACAGAACTGCTGCATCGTGGGACATTAAGGACGGTTCAGGATGAGATCCAGATGTGTTCACAGGAGACACGTCGGGATGAAAAGATTAATATTGATAATCATCAGCTCAGAAGGACAGGAAGTCGATGTCAGCGCTGGTTTATGTACAGAAATAAACTAAAAGATCATCTCTGGTTTCTTTACGTGGAGTCAGATTCTGTTTcagctttgttcttttttttttttttaattctcaagaagaacacaatatttttccccaaaaagtcattttaataattttttactttgttttgttaataAAGTTCCCAAATCcttaaaatgtcacttcaaCATGCTGAACATGATAATAAATCTACAGTGAAACGACAGGCGTGTTCTGTAATTAGCCGGCCGCTAACGCAGAACGTTTGTAAAGTTCACTCCATTAATTAACGATCGACTGACCAGCTGATGAAACGCCGTTGtttgtgtgaaagttacagCGACAAAGGCGAAGATGGTGATGAACCAGATGACGGATGGTGTCCAGGAACTGGAAGGGGCGTGTAGCGCAGGGTCTGGGTGATCGCAGGGTGTTAGAATGATTGTGAGACCTCCTGTGACTAGAATAATCATGTTTATAATGATTGCGAGATGTTTGGTGAGTAAAATGAACCCCGGACATTCAGGAAGTGAGACGACTGTGAAACATCT includes:
- the mtx1a gene encoding metaxin-1a, whose protein sequence is MAAPDELFCWEGDWGLPSVDTDCLVVLAYAQFAGAPLKLRKMSNPWRSPSGSLPALRTNQKVTLSRPSDIIIHLRKQKFNADYDLSAKEGADSLAFISLMEEKLRPALIYAFWIEPKNYVDLTRRWYAEHMPFPLNFFLPGRMQRGQLEKLRLLRGDESLEAGEELEKELYRDAAECMNLLSQRLGSHKFFFGDSPSSLDAYVFGHLAPILKSKLPSGKLQQHLKSLDNLNNFCTNILLLYFPRDGRESSTQKMSSQPEGGDFDHVPNKRRKQFLSALVALGAMLSYALLTGIVSIQHAQQEALEAPPDLETMESHEEEEGDG